From a single Candidatus Omnitrophota bacterium genomic region:
- a CDS encoding metallophosphoesterase family protein, producing MKILVLSDTHVPRMAKDIPKAVYEEIKKADLILHAGDFVEMSLLEKLRKLKKTVAVYGNMDSKELSSALKAKEIVEAGKFRIGLIHGWGTPDGLTDRILEEFKGDKVDCIVFGHSHRPMSETIKKVLFLNPGSPTDKIFAPYNSYGIIDVNSKITAKIVKL from the coding sequence ATGAAGATACTGGTCTTGTCCGACACGCACGTACCCAGGATGGCTAAAGATATCCCCAAGGCTGTCTATGAAGAGATAAAGAAGGCAGACCTGATACTGCACGCCGGAGATTTCGTGGAGATGAGTTTACTGGAGAAATTGAGGAAGCTCAAAAAGACGGTCGCCGTATACGGGAACATGGATTCGAAGGAGTTGAGTTCCGCCCTGAAAGCGAAAGAGATCGTGGAAGCCGGCAAATTCAGGATAGGCCTTATCCACGGCTGGGGCACTCCGGACGGGTTGACCGACCGCATATTGGAAGAGTTCAAGGGCGATAAAGTAGATTGCATTGTCTTCGGCCATTCCCACCGGCCGATGAGCGAAACGATAAAAAAGGTGTTGTTCTTGAACCCCGGCAGCCCGACCGATAAGATATTCGCCCCGTACAATTCCTACGGGATAATTGACGTAAACAGCAAGATAACCGCTAAGATAGTGAAACTTTGA
- a CDS encoding HIT domain-containing protein yields MDRLWAPWRTKYITKANTMKGCIFCSKPKTGKDRKNYIVARTRHSFSILNLYPYNNGHMMIVPFRHVDSLTKLNKEETADLIGLLNATQELLSKTMGPDGFNIGINVGRAAGAGIKDHVHIHIVPRWFGDSNFMTVSASTKVISESLGALYDRLIKCSRVKK; encoded by the coding sequence ATGGACAGGCTTTGGGCGCCGTGGAGGACCAAATACATCACTAAGGCGAACACGATGAAGGGCTGTATCTTCTGTTCCAAGCCCAAGACGGGAAAAGACAGGAAGAATTATATAGTAGCGCGTACCCGCCACAGCTTTTCCATCCTTAATCTCTATCCATACAACAACGGCCATATGATGATCGTCCCTTTCAGGCACGTTGACAGCCTCACTAAACTTAACAAGGAAGAGACGGCGGACCTCATAGGCCTCCTTAACGCGACACAGGAACTCCTTTCGAAGACGATGGGTCCCGACGGTTTCAATATCGGCATCAATGTCGGGAGGGCGGCCGGCGCCGGCATAAAAGATCACGTCCATATCCATATAGTCCCGCGGTGGTTCGGGGACTCCAATTTCATGACGGTTTCGGCTTCGACGAAAGTCATATCCGAATCTCTCGGCGCCTTGTATGACAGGCTGATAAAATGCTCACGCGTAAAGAAATAG
- a CDS encoding deoxyguanosinetriphosphate triphosphohydrolase, with translation MLTRKEIEEIESKTLAPYAMKAKDSRGREHKEEEHPYRTCYQRDRDRVIHSTAFRRLEYKTQVFVNHEGDYYRTRLTHTLEAAQIAVSIARTLGLNPDLTEAIALAHDIGHPPFGHSGEQELHELMKGHGGFDHNIQGLRVVDLLEERYPDFKGLNLTWEVREGVNKHSTPYDRSGGLPQLEPEKSPTLEAQIVDLADEIAYDNHDIDDGLTSGLIKEEEIRDIPLWKKICEEISRAHPSMSNSIRKYQMVRSLINTEVTDLVNESGKRIEDLGIASAESARSRPERTIAFSKGLLEERKPLKKFLYDNLYMHKRVVRTADKSRRFIRELFNYYISNPEQLPAAAGREAEDRYRVVCDYIAGMTDRYALDEYIKLFNPYERMQ, from the coding sequence ATGCTCACGCGTAAAGAAATAGAAGAGATAGAATCGAAGACGCTCGCCCCTTACGCGATGAAGGCGAAGGATTCGAGGGGCAGGGAGCATAAGGAAGAGGAGCATCCTTATAGGACCTGCTACCAACGCGACAGGGACAGGGTGATACATTCGACCGCTTTCCGCCGCCTGGAATACAAGACGCAGGTCTTCGTAAACCACGAGGGCGATTATTACCGTACGAGGCTGACGCACACCCTCGAGGCCGCGCAGATAGCGGTCTCGATAGCGCGCACCCTCGGCCTGAACCCCGACCTGACCGAGGCGATCGCCCTGGCTCACGATATCGGCCACCCGCCTTTCGGGCATTCCGGGGAGCAGGAACTGCATGAATTGATGAAAGGCCACGGGGGATTCGACCACAACATACAGGGACTTCGCGTCGTGGACCTCCTCGAAGAAAGATACCCGGATTTTAAAGGCCTTAACCTTACATGGGAAGTCAGGGAAGGGGTAAACAAGCATTCCACCCCGTATGACAGATCCGGCGGCCTTCCCCAACTCGAACCCGAGAAATCGCCTACGCTTGAAGCCCAGATAGTCGACCTGGCCGATGAGATAGCCTACGACAACCACGACATAGACGACGGATTGACCTCGGGCCTGATAAAGGAAGAAGAGATCCGCGATATACCTTTATGGAAGAAGATCTGCGAGGAGATCTCCAGGGCCCACCCGTCGATGAGCAACAGCATAAGGAAATACCAGATGGTTAGGTCGCTTATAAACACGGAAGTCACCGACCTCGTAAATGAATCCGGAAAAAGGATCGAGGATTTAGGGATCGCCTCCGCCGAATCGGCAAGGTCGAGGCCGGAGAGGACTATCGCTTTTTCCAAAGGATTGCTTGAAGAGAGGAAACCCCTCAAGAAATTCTTATATGATAATCTTTATATGCACAAGAGGGTAGTGAGGACGGCGGATAAATCGCGGCGCTTTATCCGGGAGCTGTTCAATTATTATATCTCGAACCCCGAACAGCTGCCCGCGGCCGCCGGCCGGGAGGCCGAGGACAGGTACAGGGTGGTCTGCGATTATATCGCGGGGATGACCGACAGGTACGCGCTTGACGAGTACATAAAACTATTTAACCCATATGAGAGGATGCAATGA
- a CDS encoding SPOR domain-containing protein produces MPPLNTQKQQQELFDEFVVVKKTRGRFFGVLNKFDKQIFPQYRLALSIRYETLFIILIGVALVAAIIFSLGVERGRNLNSADVEAPAPVEPVVEAPSVKPAPLPVAEAPKTFPKAPEPVKTVAVKPVVSAAAPAADKPFTVQVASYKVRGAAEKELSRVKAMGYSADIIKKGDYFILCVGSFATKDAAKQTLAAMGKKYKGCLVRKR; encoded by the coding sequence ATGCCGCCTTTAAATACCCAAAAACAACAGCAAGAGCTGTTTGACGAGTTTGTAGTAGTAAAGAAGACGAGGGGAAGGTTTTTCGGCGTATTGAACAAGTTCGATAAGCAGATCTTCCCGCAGTATCGTCTGGCTTTGTCTATTCGCTATGAGACGCTGTTCATAATCCTGATCGGCGTCGCTCTTGTGGCGGCTATCATCTTTTCTCTGGGGGTGGAAAGAGGGAGGAACTTGAACAGCGCGGACGTGGAAGCCCCGGCCCCGGTCGAACCGGTTGTCGAGGCGCCGTCTGTAAAGCCGGCGCCGCTGCCGGTCGCCGAAGCGCCAAAGACGTTTCCGAAGGCGCCGGAGCCCGTTAAAACGGTTGCCGTCAAACCGGTTGTAAGCGCCGCGGCACCGGCCGCGGATAAGCCTTTTACGGTACAGGTAGCTTCGTACAAGGTCCGTGGCGCGGCGGAGAAAGAACTCTCGCGGGTTAAGGCCATGGGCTATTCCGCAGATATAATAAAAAAGGGCGATTATTTCATTTTGTGCGTCGGTTCATTCGCCACGAAAGATGCGGCGAAACAGACGCTTGCAGCGATGGGAAAGAAGTATAAAGGGTGCCTGGTAAGAAAACGCTAA
- a CDS encoding small basic protein produces the protein MSIHPSLRPSKGKGHRSVFKRFERIKMLSEKDKWKEDQSVFGLPKVKSVKIKVKKEKVEKVAAEGAVAAPGAAGTAPAAGAATAGAKPAAGAKPAAAAPGKKDQAKSKEGK, from the coding sequence ATGTCGATCCATCCAAGTCTGCGTCCTTCCAAAGGGAAGGGCCATAGGTCGGTTTTTAAGAGGTTCGAACGTATAAAAATGCTGTCGGAAAAAGACAAGTGGAAGGAAGATCAGTCCGTATTCGGCCTTCCTAAGGTCAAGTCCGTGAAGATCAAGGTCAAGAAAGAGAAGGTCGAGAAAGTCGCGGCTGAAGGTGCCGTAGCGGCTCCAGGGGCGGCGGGAACGGCTCCGGCCGCAGGCGCGGCCACTGCCGGCGCGAAACCGGCCGCGGGCGCGAAACCGGCGGCAGCGGCTCCGGGCAAGAAGGACCAGGCAAAATCGAAGGAAGGGAAGTGA
- a CDS encoding SH3 domain-containing protein, translated as MNVRAADSISSEVVCQLKKGEEINVLGLKGKWYKIELPKKALVYVTKSKVSKKDGQTVISEDKINVRAAGTVSSSIVGRLNKGTAVKIRKEYLDWYEIEAPKGSCGWVSSDYVNSDGSSEVPKPAGLPEKLAQLDASYAAELKKPLREIELKWILERYQKFAAEYKDTPEEKEALLKAEEIKLKMAEIGHLKAKEDYDAKIKNISSPRPGEAPMVSGLVNNVGKVHGRLSHFKIVKDGKSLGYLSSSKVDLNRYINLPVNVWGVRKDVNGTALYEADAVQIIE; from the coding sequence GTGAATGTAAGGGCCGCCGACAGCATCTCTTCCGAAGTTGTCTGCCAGTTGAAAAAAGGGGAAGAGATAAACGTGCTGGGGCTTAAGGGCAAATGGTATAAGATAGAGCTCCCGAAGAAGGCGCTCGTCTATGTCACTAAGTCCAAGGTCTCAAAGAAAGACGGCCAGACGGTGATCTCGGAAGACAAGATCAACGTCAGGGCCGCGGGCACCGTCTCCTCATCCATCGTCGGCCGCCTTAATAAAGGCACGGCGGTCAAGATACGCAAGGAATACCTTGACTGGTATGAGATAGAGGCCCCAAAGGGTTCATGCGGGTGGGTATCCTCTGATTACGTCAATAGTGACGGAAGCTCCGAAGTCCCGAAGCCCGCCGGCCTGCCTGAAAAATTAGCCCAGCTTGACGCGTCATACGCGGCGGAGCTTAAGAAGCCCTTACGCGAGATAGAGCTCAAGTGGATCCTCGAGAGATACCAGAAATTCGCCGCCGAATACAAAGACACTCCCGAGGAGAAAGAAGCGCTGCTTAAGGCGGAAGAGATAAAATTAAAGATGGCCGAGATAGGGCATCTAAAGGCGAAAGAGGATTACGACGCCAAAATAAAGAATATCTCCTCGCCGCGGCCCGGAGAGGCGCCAATGGTCTCGGGGCTGGTCAATAATGTGGGCAAGGTCCACGGGCGCTTAAGCCATTTTAAGATCGTCAAAGACGGCAAGTCCCTGGGCTATCTCTCGAGTTCGAAAGTAGACCTTAACCGCTATATCAACCTGCCGGTGAACGTCTGGGGCGTAAGGAAGGACGTGAACGGGACGGCGCTCTACGAGGCTGACGCGGTACAAATAATCGAGTAG
- a CDS encoding site-2 protease family protein, with the protein MDRFLANFTVTVLDFIVIIPIFLFAMMIHEIAHGWVAYKLGDPTAKFSGRLTLNPVSHIDPIGTILLPITLMIMGSPVVFGWAKPVPINFLGLRNPKKDIAWVGAAGPLANVMLAFALVAAYRLFPFLHEPLLKGLMFYAISINLILAAFNLIPIPPLDGSRILFSFLPPRMAMSYMSIEPYGFMILFVMLWMGFLNWFVNPILFALSRIIGF; encoded by the coding sequence ATGGATAGATTTTTAGCAAATTTTACCGTAACCGTCCTGGATTTTATCGTAATAATCCCGATATTCCTGTTCGCCATGATGATCCATGAGATCGCCCACGGATGGGTAGCTTATAAGTTAGGCGACCCGACGGCGAAATTTTCCGGAAGATTGACCCTAAATCCCGTTTCTCATATCGACCCTATCGGCACCATATTGTTGCCTATCACCCTGATGATCATGGGATCGCCGGTCGTCTTCGGGTGGGCCAAGCCCGTCCCGATAAATTTCCTGGGTCTCCGCAATCCAAAGAAGGATATCGCGTGGGTCGGCGCAGCCGGCCCTTTAGCCAATGTCATGTTAGCCTTTGCGCTTGTGGCGGCTTACCGGCTGTTCCCTTTTTTGCATGAGCCGCTGTTAAAAGGCCTTATGTTTTACGCGATAAGCATAAACCTGATCCTGGCGGCGTTCAACCTTATACCGATCCCGCCTCTTGACGGTTCGAGGATCTTATTCAGCTTCCTGCCGCCAAGGATGGCGATGAGCTATATGAGCATAGAGCCGTACGGATTTATGATACTCTTTGTAATGCTGTGGATGGGTTTTTTAAATTGGTTCGTTAATCCTATTTTGTTTGCGCTCTCAAGGATCATAGGGTTTTAA
- a CDS encoding cold shock domain-containing protein, translated as MADELTGVVKWFSNQKGYGFITPDNGGKDVFVHHSAIIGEGYKTLAEGQKVKFEIANTEKGDQASNVTKI; from the coding sequence ATGGCAGACGAATTGACCGGAGTGGTAAAGTGGTTCTCTAACCAGAAGGGCTACGGTTTCATAACTCCGGATAACGGGGGTAAGGATGTCTTTGTCCACCATTCTGCGATAATCGGCGAAGGTTATAAGACTTTGGCCGAAGGGCAGAAGGTGAAATTCGAGATAGCGAACACCGAAAAAGGCGATCAGGCGTCCAACGTAACGAAGATCTAA